A region from the Mercenaria mercenaria strain notata chromosome 7, MADL_Memer_1, whole genome shotgun sequence genome encodes:
- the LOC123554430 gene encoding uncharacterized protein LOC123554430 isoform X2, with product MKIAYVACCRVDNGETAVTRAGRVCPDHHGKHLYSRFKSEIETLQKADGITRRHALIKSAPPSERFLNSYKPVAKKDIYLFEYNRGNVSSKLKFLASDHSPSAKVIDTIPADFLSPPYSNYLFPEGRVILDWVPFRLLLANVPLFKGRNTVFYTDITTVETERKREINDEPTQLKTKHAIPHPVQGLLSASTVFKAHHDLDLSCNLDVFGTDFRSLRDHIIFHLQRIDAIGLEKINLRVYTMKGVDASPLLDPFLRSLGVETLTRESTINQYIEQVIYEKEING from the exons ATGAAG ATTGCATATGTAGCTTGTTGTCGTGTGGACAATGGGGAGACCGCTGTGACAAGAGCAGGTCGTGTATGCCCTGATCATCACGGAAAACATCTGTATAGTCGTTTTAAATCTGAAATTGAGACTCTCCAAAAAGCGGATGGTATAACTAGACGACATGCGCTTATAAAAAGTGCACCTCCCTCTGAAAGGTTCTTAAATTCCTACAAGCCCGTCGCAAAGAAG gacatttatttgtttgaatacaACAGAGGCAATGTATCGAGCAAATTAAAGTTCCTTGCTTCAGATCACAGCCCAAGTGCGAAAGTTATTGACACTATACCGGCTGACTTTCTGTCTCCTCCATACAGTAATTACTTGTTTCCGGAAGGACGTGTTATACTGGACTGGGTACCATTTCGTCTTTTACTAGCAAATGTCCCTTTGTTCAAAGGAAGGAATACAGTCTTCTATACGGATATCACCACGGTTGAAACAGAACGCAAACGAGAAATTAACGATGAGCCTACACAATTGAAAACCAAACATGCTATCCCTCATCCAGTACAAGGTCTTTTGTCGGCAAGTACCGTCTTTAAGGCTCATCATGACTTAGATTTGTCATGCAACTTGGATGTTTTCGGAACCGATTTTCGCTCTTTACGGGATCATATCATTTTCCACCTGCAGCGAATAGATGCCATAGGTCTCGAAAAGATAAATCTACGAGTTTATACAATGAAAGGAGTAGATGCCAGCCCTTTGCTAGATCCATTTCTGCGGTCGTTAGGAGTGGAAACACTAACAAGAGAATCAACAATAAACCAATATATAGAACAAGTTATTTACGAGAAGGAGATAAACGggtga
- the LOC123554430 gene encoding histidine N-acetyltransferase-like isoform X1 — protein sequence MAKLTMEYSYCVREATPEDKQAVLQIHDNVYDGLDYLQDYYDYFQNSDHVTPYVYTENDKIIAYVACCRVDNGETAVTRAGRVCPDHHGKHLYSRFKSEIETLQKADGITRRHALIKSAPPSERFLNSYKPVAKKDIYLFEYNRGNVSSKLKFLASDHSPSAKVIDTIPADFLSPPYSNYLFPEGRVILDWVPFRLLLANVPLFKGRNTVFYTDITTVETERKREINDEPTQLKTKHAIPHPVQGLLSASTVFKAHHDLDLSCNLDVFGTDFRSLRDHIIFHLQRIDAIGLEKINLRVYTMKGVDASPLLDPFLRSLGVETLTRESTINQYIEQVIYEKEING from the exons ATGGCAAAACTAACAATGGAGTATAGTTACTGTGTTCGTGAAGCAACGCCGGAAGACAAGCAAGCGGTGTTACAAATACATGACAATGTGTATGACGGCCTGGATTACTTACAGGACTATTATGATTACTTTCAAAACAGCGATCACGTGACTCCTTATGTTTACACTGAAAACGATAAAATT ATTGCATATGTAGCTTGTTGTCGTGTGGACAATGGGGAGACCGCTGTGACAAGAGCAGGTCGTGTATGCCCTGATCATCACGGAAAACATCTGTATAGTCGTTTTAAATCTGAAATTGAGACTCTCCAAAAAGCGGATGGTATAACTAGACGACATGCGCTTATAAAAAGTGCACCTCCCTCTGAAAGGTTCTTAAATTCCTACAAGCCCGTCGCAAAGAAG gacatttatttgtttgaatacaACAGAGGCAATGTATCGAGCAAATTAAAGTTCCTTGCTTCAGATCACAGCCCAAGTGCGAAAGTTATTGACACTATACCGGCTGACTTTCTGTCTCCTCCATACAGTAATTACTTGTTTCCGGAAGGACGTGTTATACTGGACTGGGTACCATTTCGTCTTTTACTAGCAAATGTCCCTTTGTTCAAAGGAAGGAATACAGTCTTCTATACGGATATCACCACGGTTGAAACAGAACGCAAACGAGAAATTAACGATGAGCCTACACAATTGAAAACCAAACATGCTATCCCTCATCCAGTACAAGGTCTTTTGTCGGCAAGTACCGTCTTTAAGGCTCATCATGACTTAGATTTGTCATGCAACTTGGATGTTTTCGGAACCGATTTTCGCTCTTTACGGGATCATATCATTTTCCACCTGCAGCGAATAGATGCCATAGGTCTCGAAAAGATAAATCTACGAGTTTATACAATGAAAGGAGTAGATGCCAGCCCTTTGCTAGATCCATTTCTGCGGTCGTTAGGAGTGGAAACACTAACAAGAGAATCAACAATAAACCAATATATAGAACAAGTTATTTACGAGAAGGAGATAAACGggtga
- the LOC123555500 gene encoding uncharacterized protein LOC123555500, whose product MVSRASRVSLVHRGNQVYKRFISQVETLQKENGLPIYHALLKTKDPSESFLGTYKLVATKAIHMFEYRKSNVSSKLKSHTADYATKTKVIDNIPADFLSPPYSNYLFPEGRVILDWVPFRFLQTNIPLLKGRNTVFISDVAHAVETKSEKENSETDTHQETPVADNMQGLLSACTLIRTHHCFDVCCIVDMFGNDIRSLSDHIIVHLQRIHDTDLENINLIIVTSKGACESCLLDKIIEPFEIERVTSGPRKEYCTEQHVYEKEIE is encoded by the exons ATGGTATCAAGAGCATCTCGAGTTTCTCTTGTCCACCGGGGCAATCAAGTATATAAACGTTTCATAAGCCAGGTTGAGACCCTTCAAAAAGAGAACGGATTACCTATTTACCACGCGCTTCTTAAAACTAAAGACCCATCAGAAAGCTTCTTAGGAACCTACAAACTGGTTGCCACAAAG GCAATCCATATGTTTGAATATCGCAAAAGCAATGTATCAAGCAAACTTAAATCGCATACGGCCGATTACGCAACTAAAACAAAAGTAATAGACAATATACCAGCTGACTTCCTGTCTCCGCCATACAGCAATTATTTATTTCCGGAAGGGCGTGTTATCTTAGACTGGGTACCATTTCGTTTTTTACAAACTAATATTCCATTGTTAAAAGGAAGGAACACTGTTTTCATTTCCGATGTCGCTCATGCTGTTGAAACAAAGTCGGAAAAAGAAAACAGTGAAACAGACACGCACCAAGAAACGCCAGTTGCTGATAACATGCAAGGTCTGTTGTCAGCATGCACACTAATCAGGACACATCATTGTTTTGACGTTTGCTGTATTGTTGATATGTTTGGAAATGACATCCGTTCTTTAAGTGACCATATCATCGTTCATCTGCAGCGAATACATGACACAGACCtagaaaatattaatttgataattgTAACATCGAAGGGAGCATGTGAAAGCTGTTTGCTTGATAAAATTATCGAGCCGTTTGAAATCGAGAGGGTAACTAGCGGACCAAGAAAAGAATACTGTACTGAGCAACACGTTTAcgaaaaagaaattgaataa